The Prochlorococcus marinus XMU1411 nucleotide sequence CCGAAAACTTTAAAGTAATTAAATTTTGAGGGACTTACAAATCTTTGAACAGGCAAATGATTAGGGCCTGGAGATAAATATTGGCCAATAGTAACAATATCTACGAAATTACTTTTTAAATCCTTAAGAAGACTTAAAACCTCCTCATCTTTTTCCCCTAAACCAAGCATAAAGCCTGACTTTGTATAAACTTTTGGAGAATAGTCTCTGGTTCTTTTAAGTAACTCAAGAGTTCTCTCATATTTACCCTGAGGTCTTACTTTTTTATATAGCGAAGGCACAGTCTCAATATTATGGTTTAAAACGTTTGGATTTGAATCAAGAACTTTTTCAAGAGCTTTCCAGTTGCCACAAAAATCAGGAATTAAAAGCTCAATAGAAGTTTCTGGAGATTTTTTTCTTATTTGATAAACACATTCAAAGAATTGGGATGCACCCCCATCCTCAAGATCGTCTCTATTAACTGATGTGATTACAACATGTTTAAGCTTCATTCTATAAACGGCTTCGGCTAGACGATGTGGTTCTGTTGGATCTAACTCTCTTTTAGATCTATCAAAATCAATATCGCAATATGGACATGCCCTAGTACAGCCAGGACCCATTATGAGGAAAGTAGCAGTTCCACTAGCAAAACATTCACCAATATTAGGACAGCTTGCTTCTTGACATACGGTATTGAGATTTAAATCATTTAACAAATTTGCAGTGTTACCAATTCTCTCAACTTGCGGAGCCTTTACTCTTAACCAATCAGGTTTTGAAATTAAACTATTACGATTATTAGTCAAATTAATTGTTTCTGGCCTGTAATTTTATTTTACTAAAAACAATTTGAATTAACTATTAATTATCTCAAAAATGAAGCCGATTTAATTGAAGTCAAAAAATAAATTGATTTAACTAGTTCATCGATAATTTAAAAAATCATAATTCAAGCTACAACTTAAAATATATTTTTGTTTCATCAACTAAAAATGAAACAGTATTTAGAACGTTATTTTTAGTACAGTTACAAAAACATTTTTATTAAACTTTGAAATAATTTAATCCAATAGCCATATGTTTTTTTTTGTACTAAAAAGTGTTTTTTTATTTATTTATTGATACAGTAAAAAATATATGTAATAAAACATTGACTTTTAAATTTAAAAGAAAACGTCTTTTACTATCTAAAAAAAATAAAAACTCTAAAGCAATAGGTTATGCTAGAGCTTCTAATAATGAACATGAATATTTAGAAGAGCAAATAAAATTTTTAAAGGCAGAGGGTTGCAGTTTAGTTTTCTCTGAATTTATAAGTTTAGATGAAGAAATTAAACCCCAACTCAATAAAGCTATAAATTGCTTATCTAAAGGCGATCAATTAATAATAACTCAGCTTGACAGAGCATTTAAAAATAAAAAAGAATGTTTGAGAACAATAAATAAACTTATTAATAAGGATATTAAATTGCGAACTTTGACTGGTTTTTTTGCTGCCAATGAATCAACTAGAGCAAATTCTTCAATTTTCAAGATTTTATATGAATTAGATAATTTAGAGGATAATAGCTTAGGTGAAAGAAAAAAAGAACAACTATTACGCAGAAAATTATCTGGAAATAACTTGGGAGGAAGGCCCAAAATTAGTCCTTTAAAGGAATCTCTAGTAATGAGATTACGTAATGAGGGATATTCATATCGATCAATCAGGTCACAAACAGGAATTGCATTATCAACAATAAGAAGAGTTATTTTAGAAGGAGAATTAACATAAAATGAAGAAGAAAGAAATTGAAAATTTAATTAAAGAAAATTTTAAAGATACAGCATTGCGTATTTATGAATTAGATAAAGAAGATAGAAAAAGTTTATTAGCAGAATATAGAGAATGGATTATTAATGATTTAGATTTTGAAGAGGTAATGATGTTACCTTATGAAGCCTATACTGATAAATTAGATTCTAATTACTCAGACGATTTACTTTAGTCCTTAATACTATATCTCTTATTAAATTCATATACTTCTTTGGCTATTAATGGTAAAAAGGAAGTATCTTTAGAATATTCTTCTCCATTACAAAAAACAACTAATAAAGTGTGTAAAGATTGACTATTAGTCCACCAAGCTGAATCATGTCTAACTTCAGACATTAAGCCTGCTTTACTCCAAAGATCAATGTTTTCTGGTAATCCTTCACCCAAAAAACCATCTATTTGATTAAGAGAATCATTTTTAAGAGCAACTTTATTTAAATTTCTTTTTAAAAAACTTCGTAAATTTAAGTCATCTTTTTGATAATCAATATGAATCATAATTTCCTCCAAAACCCTTGCAGCTGAATCAGAATTCATAGCGTTTCTATTTTTATTTTCATGCCCATAAAATTCTTTTTCGCGACCATATGGTCCATCATCCCAGGTCTTCTGACAGCAATTTATACCACTCAATTCCTCCCAATTTAAATC carries:
- the lipA gene encoding lipoyl synthase codes for the protein MTNNRNSLISKPDWLRVKAPQVERIGNTANLLNDLNLNTVCQEASCPNIGECFASGTATFLIMGPGCTRACPYCDIDFDRSKRELDPTEPHRLAEAVYRMKLKHVVITSVNRDDLEDGGASQFFECVYQIRKKSPETSIELLIPDFCGNWKALEKVLDSNPNVLNHNIETVPSLYKKVRPQGKYERTLELLKRTRDYSPKVYTKSGFMLGLGEKDEEVLSLLKDLKSNFVDIVTIGQYLSPGPNHLPVQRFVSPSKFNYFKVFGEKDLDFMQVISSPLTRSSYHAEEIQKLMKKYPR
- a CDS encoding recombinase family protein, coding for MTFKFKRKRLLLSKKNKNSKAIGYARASNNEHEYLEEQIKFLKAEGCSLVFSEFISLDEEIKPQLNKAINCLSKGDQLIITQLDRAFKNKKECLRTINKLINKDIKLRTLTGFFAANESTRANSSIFKILYELDNLEDNSLGERKKEQLLRRKLSGNNLGGRPKISPLKESLVMRLRNEGYSYRSIRSQTGIALSTIRRVILEGELT
- a CDS encoding serine hydrolase, with protein sequence MSFYYFSKEMGLALNDILGRVCTHNKDFSREDIAITWINYKSENNSVFKGFGTGINNKKMVYPASIVKLVYGLAAFYWIKKGCLLLSDELNDAVRKMLSFSSNNATSFLIDLLTGTTSGPCIEGQLWENWKFQRSIINDWLHDLNWEELSGINCCQKTWDDGPYGREKEFYGHENKNRNAMNSDSAARVLEEIMIHIDYQKDDLNLRSFLKRNLNKVALKNDSLNQIDGFLGEGLPENIDLWSKAGLMSEVRHDSAWWTNSQSLHTLLVVFCNGEEYSKDTSFLPLIAKEVYEFNKRYSIKD